A single genomic interval of Chitinophaga sp. 180180018-3 harbors:
- a CDS encoding NAD(P)H-hydrate dehydratase has product MKIFSAAQIREADAYTIEHEPISSADLMERAAGKCAAWLEDHYSLQHPIYIFCGKGNNGGDGLVIARLLLERGYSVYTGVLQHSSKASPDHEAKLQLLQTKCNALPAPDKDHTGAPSCLYEIGDVSDFPALPPGAVIVDAIFGTGMSRPVDGWVAAVIHLINDQHHKHHVVAIDMPSGLMADHSSIHHPVVQAHFTLSFEFYKLAFLLPENATCTGDVHILPIGLHPAYITQTSTRFHLADRDIMRTIYRPRDPFAHKGTYGHALLIAGSYGKMGAAVLSAKACLRAGVGLLTCHVPACGIQIMQISEPAAMCLTDEEAHFSSHFHQDVLLASYKAIGIGPGLDTKPATAKALEHLLEAWQGPMVIDADALNLLSVYPSMLYKVPAGSILTPHPKEFERLFGKTANNIAQLELLSAKAVSLQLYILLKGRYTAIACPDGSVYFNHTGNPGMATGGSGDVLTGILTGLLAQGYSPKATALLGAWLHGYAGDLAAASLSQEAMTAGDIVSWLGQAFREGI; this is encoded by the coding sequence ATGAAAATCTTTTCAGCTGCACAAATCAGGGAGGCCGACGCCTACACCATTGAGCATGAACCTATCAGTAGTGCCGACCTGATGGAAAGGGCTGCCGGCAAATGTGCAGCCTGGCTGGAAGACCACTATTCGCTTCAACATCCCATCTATATTTTCTGCGGAAAAGGTAATAACGGAGGAGACGGTCTGGTTATAGCCCGGCTATTGCTGGAACGCGGTTACTCCGTTTATACCGGCGTACTACAGCACAGCAGCAAGGCCAGCCCGGATCATGAAGCAAAACTGCAGTTACTGCAAACGAAATGCAATGCCTTACCGGCACCGGATAAAGATCATACCGGCGCCCCATCCTGCCTTTACGAAATTGGCGATGTATCTGATTTTCCGGCACTCCCTCCCGGCGCCGTGATTGTTGACGCCATCTTCGGTACTGGTATGAGCCGGCCGGTGGATGGCTGGGTAGCCGCAGTTATTCACCTGATCAACGATCAACACCATAAACACCACGTGGTGGCCATCGATATGCCTTCCGGTCTCATGGCAGATCACAGCAGTATACACCATCCGGTGGTACAGGCACATTTTACATTAAGCTTCGAGTTTTATAAACTGGCTTTCCTGTTACCGGAAAATGCCACATGTACCGGTGATGTGCACATATTACCGATAGGACTACATCCCGCATATATAACGCAAACGTCTACACGCTTTCACCTGGCCGACCGTGATATTATGCGTACCATATATCGCCCCAGGGATCCCTTTGCGCATAAAGGTACCTACGGCCACGCCCTGCTGATCGCAGGCAGTTACGGAAAAATGGGCGCCGCTGTGCTCAGCGCAAAGGCCTGCCTGCGCGCCGGTGTTGGCCTGCTCACCTGCCATGTACCCGCCTGTGGTATACAAATCATGCAGATCAGCGAGCCTGCTGCCATGTGCCTTACCGATGAAGAGGCGCATTTCAGCAGCCACTTTCATCAGGATGTACTTCTGGCCAGTTATAAAGCCATCGGAATAGGCCCCGGCCTCGATACCAAACCTGCAACCGCAAAGGCGCTGGAGCACCTGCTGGAGGCCTGGCAGGGCCCGATGGTTATAGATGCCGACGCACTCAATCTTCTCTCCGTATATCCCTCTATGTTATACAAAGTGCCCGCAGGCTCCATTCTCACACCCCACCCGAAAGAATTTGAACGCCTGTTTGGAAAAACTGCCAACAATATTGCCCAACTGGAGTTACTGTCCGCCAAAGCAGTGAGCCTGCAACTATATATTTTACTGAAAGGACGATATACCGCTATTGCATGTCCGGATGGTTCCGTATATTTCAATCATACCGGCAACCCGGGAATGGCTACCGGCGGGAGTGGCGACGTGCTGACCGGCATTCTTACCGGGCTGCTGGCACAGGGATACTCACCTAAGGCTACGGCCCTGCTGGGAGCATGGCTGCATGGATACGCCGGCGATCTGGCTGCAGCCAGTCTTTCGCAGGAAGCCATGACAGCAGGAGATATCGTTAGCTGGCTGGGACAGGCATTCCGCGAGGGCATCTGA